Within the Flavobacteriales bacterium genome, the region GGTGTATGAACCCTCCACTTTTCGGATGGCCACATGCCCGATCCATTCCTGCACCCCGTAAGCTCCGGCTTTGTCGTAAGGCTGGTACCGATCTACATAATCGGCAATCTCTTCTTCGGAAAGCGAACGGAAGTATACCCGCGTCAGGTCGTACAGTGTTTCGATGCGGTGCCGGTCACGCAGCGTTACCCCGGTGATCACCTCGTGCATTTTTCCTTCCAGGCGTTTCAGCATGGAAATGGCTTCTTCCCGGTCGGCCGGTTTACCCAGCACTTCACCTTCCAGCAGCACAATCGTATCTGCGGTTACCACTACGGTATCTGCCTTTTCATCTTCCAGTGGAACGGCTTCGGCTTTGATCCGGCTGAGGTGCATGGCGATGGCTTCGCGTTGGAGGGAAGGATCAAAAGACTCGTCCACATGCGTGGGTTCCACCCTGAACACCAGGTCCATTTCTTTCATCAGCTGTGACCGCCGGGGTGATGCTGATGCCAGGATGATCTCACAGTTTTGTTTCATATCGGATAGCTCAGGTTGTGCCAGATCACCAGCATGTAGAGAATACCACACAGCATGATTACCTTGGAAAGCGTACTGGCCCTGTGAAAACTTTTGGGCGTTTTGGCCTGGATGGTGATGAGGGCCAGGATGAGCAACGGTAGTTCAATCAGCAGCGCAAAGTAGGTGGCTGAGATGGCATCACCCGCTTCCTGTTGCAACCGCATCAGCATACCGATTGCTACCATGGTTGCTCCCAGCACCAGGGTGGTGAACACCTTGGTGAAAGGGATGCCTGCAAGGATGGGCAGGGTGTTGTAACCGGCAGAGAGATCGCCTTTGTAATCCTCCATGTCTTTGATCATCTCCCTGATCCATGTCAGCAGGAAAGCGAACAGGGTGTATCCCCAGACGAAATCGAAATTGAACCAGAATACCTCCAGGTTGCGGGCTTCATGAATGTATTCGTATACGCCGGTCAGCAGCGGAACCAGGGCAGACAGTAACGCCACCACCAGGTTGCCGATCACCGGCATCGACTTGAAGGCGCTGGAATAGAACCACAGCAAACCGGCAGCCAACACCTGCACCAGCATCAGGTTCCACATGTCCACTTCCCAGGCGATATAAAAAGCGATTACAAATGCCAGTCCGTTGAAGGCCATGTACAGGTTCATTACGGTTTCTTCGGAGTATACCTTGCCCACCATCGTCTTATTTCCCTTGTTCACCTGGTCGGCCTCCACGTCGTGGTAGTCGTTGATCATGTTTCCCGCAGCGGCGATGAGTACCACTGATAACACCAGCAGCCAGAAACTCAGTTCCCCCTGTTGCAGGGTGATGTCGTTCACAGCCAGCATCGGGCGCAGCAAACAATAGCGAACCATGGCCATGGTCAGCGCCATGATCAGCAGGTTGGGCCAGCGGATGAACTGCAGGAAGTTTTTCACGGCTACCAGTTCAGGGCGTCTTTGGTCAGGTGGTGAGAATCCGGATCGTACCATTTTCCCTGGATCTTCATGAGTTGTTCCAGGATGTCGCGGATGCAACCATGGCCACCCTTATGAGGAGACACGTACATGGAAATGGCCTTGATGTCTTCCGAGGCGTCAGCCGGACAGGTAGGCAGGCCTACTTGTTTCATGATCTCGTAGTCGGGTACATCATCGCCCATGTACAGCATGGTTTTCGGGTCGATGTCGTACATGTGGATGAATTCTTCGAATGCTTCGATCTTGCGGCTGCAACCCAGGTAAATGTCTTTCACCCCGAGATTTTTGAACCGTTCCCGCACCGCTTCCGATTTCCCGCCTGTAATCACGGCAATGTGGTAGCCCATCTTCACGGCATGTTGCAGTGCATAGCCGTCTTTCACATTCATGATGCGCAGCGGCTGCTCGCCCGGTAACAGGATCACGCTGTTGTCGGTGAACACACCGTCCACATCAAATGCCATCGCCTTCACATCGGCAAGTATTTCCTTATAGCTCTTTTCCAAGGTGCAGAAGTTTGTGCGAAAATAGCCAATCCGGCGGACTACCGGAATTCAACATTCAG harbors:
- the maf gene encoding septum formation protein Maf gives rise to the protein MKQNCEIILASASPRRSQLMKEMDLVFRVEPTHVDESFDPSLQREAIAMHLSRIKAEAVPLEDEKADTVVVTADTIVLLEGEVLGKPADREEAISMLKRLEGKMHEVITGVTLRDRHRIETLYDLTRVYFRSLSEEEIADYVDRYQPYDKAGAYGVQEWIGHVAIRKVEGSYTNVMGLPTEKLYEALRLFCSTGQPA
- a CDS encoding geranylgeranylglycerol-phosphate geranylgeranyltransferase, which translates into the protein MVRSGFSPPDQRRPELVAVKNFLQFIRWPNLLIMALTMAMVRYCLLRPMLAVNDITLQQGELSFWLLVLSVVLIAAAGNMINDYHDVEADQVNKGNKTMVGKVYSEETVMNLYMAFNGLAFVIAFYIAWEVDMWNLMLVQVLAAGLLWFYSSAFKSMPVIGNLVVALLSALVPLLTGVYEYIHEARNLEVFWFNFDFVWGYTLFAFLLTWIREMIKDMEDYKGDLSAGYNTLPILAGIPFTKVFTTLVLGATMVAIGMLMRLQQEAGDAISATYFALLIELPLLILALITIQAKTPKSFHRASTLSKVIMLCGILYMLVIWHNLSYPI
- a CDS encoding HAD hydrolase family protein, with product MAFDVDGVFTDNSVILLPGEQPLRIMNVKDGYALQHAVKMGYHIAVITGGKSEAVRERFKNLGVKDIYLGCSRKIEAFEEFIHMYDIDPKTMLYMGDDVPDYEIMKQVGLPTCPADASEDIKAISMYVSPHKGGHGCIRDILEQLMKIQGKWYDPDSHHLTKDALNW